One window of Flavobacterium dauae genomic DNA carries:
- a CDS encoding cation:proton antiporter, producing the protein MELYYTFSVLIVLASFFAYLNLRFLKLPGTIGIMIIAMLVSVAIRLVGDQYFPETTQEFFQLIREFDFTEILMGAMLNFLLFAGALHINIFDLREHKWPILTYASVSVVLSAFIIAGLFYTVAPMLGLQIPFIYCLLFGTLISPTDPIVVLGILKEAKVPKMIETKITGESLFNDGVAVVMFAVVLKMATDTSFDATFASVSKLFLLEAGGGILLGALLGYTASNVMKKIDDYKVSVLITLSIVMGGFLIAKQLHFSSPLAMVIAGLIIGNYGKKVAMSETTRDYLSKFWELIDEILNAILFLFIGFELLMLPDLQEQLLLGVIAIFICLSARTLAIFIPASTILRKNTYSKGSLTTMVWGGIRGGVSIALVMSIPNSVGDIKDVLLEVTYIVVLFSIVVQGLTVGKVAKKVLKNDEPTNIKEAA; encoded by the coding sequence ATGGAATTATACTACACGTTTTCAGTTTTAATTGTACTTGCCTCGTTTTTTGCCTATTTAAATTTACGTTTTTTAAAATTACCCGGTACCATAGGTATTATGATTATTGCTATGTTGGTATCAGTAGCCATACGTTTGGTGGGCGATCAATATTTTCCTGAAACAACGCAAGAATTTTTTCAGTTGATCCGTGAGTTTGATTTTACCGAGATCCTTATGGGGGCAATGCTGAACTTTTTACTGTTTGCGGGTGCACTTCATATCAATATTTTTGATCTCCGCGAACATAAATGGCCTATTTTAACGTATGCCTCTGTAAGTGTGGTTTTGTCTGCATTTATTATTGCCGGATTGTTCTATACCGTAGCCCCAATGCTGGGCTTACAAATACCGTTTATATACTGTTTGTTGTTTGGAACCCTTATTTCGCCTACCGATCCTATTGTTGTTTTAGGAATTTTAAAGGAAGCGAAAGTTCCAAAAATGATCGAAACAAAAATTACGGGCGAATCGCTTTTTAACGATGGGGTAGCCGTTGTAATGTTTGCCGTAGTGTTAAAAATGGCGACTGATACAAGTTTTGACGCAACATTTGCATCTGTTTCAAAATTGTTTTTGTTAGAAGCCGGAGGCGGAATTTTGTTGGGAGCTTTGTTAGGGTATACAGCCAGTAATGTAATGAAGAAAATCGACGATTATAAAGTGTCGGTGCTTATAACATTATCAATTGTAATGGGCGGATTTTTAATAGCTAAACAATTACATTTTTCATCGCCACTTGCCATGGTTATTGCCGGTTTAATTATTGGAAACTATGGTAAAAAAGTAGCTATGAGCGAAACCACACGCGATTATTTAAGCAAGTTTTGGGAATTGATTGATGAAATTTTAAACGCCATTCTTTTCCTTTTTATAGGTTTTGAATTATTGATGCTACCCGATTTACAAGAACAATTACTGTTAGGCGTTATTGCAATCTTCATTTGTTTATCGGCACGAACGTTAGCGATATTTATTCCGGCAAGCACCATACTACGAAAAAATACCTATTCTAAAGGATCATTAACAACAATGGTTTGGGGTGGAATTCGGGGCGGAGTTTCTATTGCACTGGTTATGAGCATACCTAATTCGGTAGGCGATATTAAAGATGTTTTACTAGAAGTTACCTATATTGTAGTTCTTTTTTCAATTGTTGTACAAGGATTAACCGTTGGTAAAGTAGCCAAAAAAGTTTTAAAAAATGATGAACCTACCAATATAAAAGAAGCAGCATAA
- a CDS encoding Crp/Fnr family transcriptional regulator, protein MLLSVIKKCYRNDHLTEQDFETILSKHQVIPNEKGDFLLQQSQFLNCYYILLEGTVHGFVNDSNGNQITINLYTDPEVVIDVNALFQRKKTVENWQCLTNCTLLHISFDDFQELFHNIYGFREWGRTWMANALFELKERSIEMLTLSATERYEKLLEQKPYIFQTVPLKYIASYLGITDTSLSRIRKDLK, encoded by the coding sequence ATGTTGCTATCCGTTATAAAAAAGTGTTACCGAAACGATCATTTAACAGAACAAGATTTTGAAACTATTTTGAGCAAACACCAAGTGATACCGAACGAAAAAGGCGATTTTTTGCTTCAACAATCTCAATTTTTAAACTGTTACTATATTTTATTAGAAGGAACGGTACACGGTTTTGTAAATGATTCTAACGGAAACCAAATTACCATAAATTTATACACCGATCCTGAAGTGGTTATTGATGTGAACGCATTATTTCAAAGAAAAAAAACGGTTGAAAACTGGCAATGTTTAACCAATTGTACATTACTACACATTTCGTTTGACGATTTTCAGGAATTGTTCCACAACATTTACGGCTTTAGAGAATGGGGACGCACTTGGATGGCAAACGCTCTTTTTGAATTAAAAGAACGCAGTATTGAAATGCTAACCCTATCGGCTACTGAACGCTACGAAAAACTTTTGGAACAGAAACCTTATATTTTTCAAACCGTTCCTTTAAAATATATCGCTTCGTACTTAGGAATCACAGACACATCTTTGAGCAGAATTAGAAAAGATTTAAAATAA
- a CDS encoding DUF1697 domain-containing protein gives MKTYIVLLRGVNVSGKNLIKMSKLKEILANAGFSNVRTYIQSGNIILESALEKTAIEEMIHQLIFKHFNCSVPVFCLAFSEIENALKNNPFPNDAEPNKVFVTFLNQQPQPDLIEKLTLIDFGTEQFKITNKLLYFYVPDGMGKSKMNNNFFENKLKVTATGRNLNTIYKLIDLAKK, from the coding sequence ATGAAAACATATATTGTTCTTTTAAGAGGCGTAAATGTTTCGGGTAAAAACCTCATTAAAATGTCAAAATTAAAAGAAATTTTGGCAAATGCAGGTTTTTCAAACGTACGTACCTATATCCAAAGTGGGAACATCATTTTAGAAAGTGCATTAGAAAAAACAGCCATCGAAGAAATGATACACCAGTTGATTTTTAAACATTTTAACTGTAGCGTTCCCGTTTTTTGTTTAGCCTTTTCAGAAATTGAAAATGCCTTAAAAAACAATCCTTTCCCCAATGATGCCGAACCAAACAAGGTATTTGTAACATTTTTAAACCAGCAACCTCAGCCTGATTTAATCGAAAAATTAACCTTGATTGATTTTGGTACAGAACAATTTAAAATAACCAATAAACTGCTCTATTTTTATGTTCCCGATGGTATGGGAAAATCTAAAATGAACAACAATTTCTTTGAAAACAAACTAAAAGTAACCGCCACTGGACGCAATCTAAATACTATTTACAAACTGATTGATTTAGCAAAAAAATAA
- a CDS encoding copper resistance protein NlpE encodes MKKIIFTSFALGMMLISCKKEAQTTTDTLINDTIEQGVSTETDTLNEMNDGHNAQNSLDWAGTYEAVLPCADCPGIKTTIVLNNDGTYQYTAEYQERNLTVNSTGEIMWHDNGSIVHLKDKDTDVKLKVVENGLVGLDTNGNEIEGPLKEHYNYKKTK; translated from the coding sequence ATGAAAAAGATCATTTTTACATCTTTTGCTTTAGGAATGATGCTAATTTCCTGCAAAAAAGAGGCACAAACAACTACGGATACCCTTATTAATGATACCATTGAACAAGGTGTTTCAACAGAAACAGATACTCTAAATGAAATGAACGATGGGCACAATGCACAAAATTCGTTAGATTGGGCAGGAACCTACGAAGCTGTCTTACCTTGTGCCGATTGTCCGGGAATTAAAACAACCATTGTTTTAAATAACGATGGTACATACCAATATACCGCCGAATATCAAGAAAGAAATTTAACAGTGAACAGTACCGGAGAAATTATGTGGCACGATAACGGATCAATTGTGCATTTAAAAGACAAAGATACCGACGTTAAACTTAAAGTTGTAGAAAACGGTTTGGTGGGATTAGACACCAACGGAAATGAAATAGAAGGACCGTTAAAAGAACATTACAATTACAAGAAAACAAAGTAA
- a CDS encoding M3 family metallopeptidase → MENILLSAFDTAPFSQIKTTDYEPAFNEAITQAKAEIQQIITNTDAPTFKNTIEAMSFSGMQLDRISNIFFNLNSAETNEELQKIAQIVAPKLSAFGNDISLNPELFKRVKQVFDTVDKSNLTTEQITLLDKTYKGLVRNGALLNDDQKAELREIDAQLSVLSLQFNENVLAETNAYQLHITSEEDLAGLPDGVIEAAKNLAEQQEKQGWIFTLDYPSYLPFVTYAKNRELRKEIAIANGKKGFQKNDYNNEEIVLKIVKLRNQRAQLLGYKNHAAFVLEERMAQNPEKVLSFLNDLLVKAKPAADKEFDELTTYAKKLDGIDRLEKWDGSYYSEKLKQERFNLDDEVLKPYFKLENVLNGAFEVAHKLYGLTFTEVFTVDKYQKDIQTFEVTDEKETLVAILYTDFFPRKGKRNGAWMTSFKSQWIKNDVNERPHISIVCNFTPPTPSKPSLLTFNEVTTLFHEFGHALHGMLANTTYPSLSGTSVYWDFVELPSQIMENWVYQPETLALFAKHYQTGETIPQQYIDKIKESANFLEGMATLRQLSFGLLDMAWHSENPSEINDLKSFENKQFESTKLYPDVAENVMSTAFSHIFAGGYAAGYYSYKWAEVLDADAFDYFEQNGIFNKEIATKFKDYVLSQGGTDHPMTLYKKFRGQEPSPNALLKRAGLI, encoded by the coding sequence ATGGAAAATATATTATTGTCGGCTTTTGATACGGCTCCGTTTTCACAAATAAAAACCACCGATTACGAACCGGCATTCAATGAAGCAATCACTCAGGCAAAAGCAGAAATTCAGCAGATTATCACCAATACAGATGCTCCTACTTTTAAAAACACGATTGAAGCTATGTCGTTTTCAGGCATGCAGTTAGATCGAATTTCAAACATCTTTTTTAATTTGAATTCGGCAGAAACCAACGAAGAATTACAGAAAATTGCTCAGATTGTTGCACCAAAACTATCAGCTTTTGGCAACGATATTTCGCTAAATCCTGAATTGTTCAAACGCGTAAAACAAGTGTTCGATACCGTTGATAAATCTAATTTAACCACCGAACAAATTACATTGTTAGACAAAACTTACAAAGGACTTGTGCGTAACGGTGCCTTGTTAAACGACGATCAAAAGGCAGAATTACGTGAGATTGACGCACAATTATCGGTGCTTTCATTACAATTCAACGAGAATGTTTTGGCTGAAACCAATGCGTATCAACTACACATTACCAGTGAAGAAGATTTAGCCGGATTGCCCGATGGTGTGATTGAAGCTGCTAAAAATCTTGCGGAACAACAAGAAAAACAAGGTTGGATTTTCACCTTAGATTACCCGAGTTACCTGCCGTTTGTAACCTATGCCAAAAACCGAGAATTACGTAAAGAAATTGCTATTGCAAACGGTAAAAAAGGCTTTCAAAAGAACGATTACAACAACGAAGAAATTGTTCTTAAAATTGTAAAATTGCGTAACCAGCGTGCACAATTATTGGGATATAAAAATCATGCTGCGTTTGTGTTAGAAGAACGTATGGCGCAAAATCCTGAAAAGGTACTATCTTTTTTGAACGATTTATTGGTAAAAGCAAAACCCGCTGCCGACAAAGAATTTGATGAATTGACGACTTACGCTAAAAAATTAGATGGAATTGATCGATTAGAAAAATGGGACGGAAGTTATTACAGCGAAAAATTGAAACAGGAACGTTTTAATTTAGACGATGAAGTGTTGAAACCTTACTTTAAATTGGAAAATGTTTTAAATGGAGCTTTTGAAGTTGCTCATAAACTATATGGATTAACATTTACCGAAGTTTTTACGGTTGATAAATACCAAAAAGATATTCAAACCTTTGAAGTAACAGATGAGAAAGAAACATTAGTTGCCATTCTCTATACCGATTTTTTCCCCAGAAAAGGCAAACGCAACGGTGCCTGGATGACTTCGTTTAAATCTCAATGGATTAAAAACGATGTTAACGAGCGTCCGCATATTTCCATTGTTTGTAACTTCACTCCTCCTACCCCATCAAAACCATCGTTGCTAACTTTTAACGAAGTTACTACTTTGTTTCACGAGTTTGGTCATGCGTTACACGGAATGTTAGCGAACACAACGTATCCGTCGTTATCAGGAACATCGGTTTATTGGGATTTTGTGGAATTACCGAGTCAGATTATGGAAAACTGGGTGTATCAACCTGAAACATTGGCGTTGTTTGCAAAACATTACCAAACCGGCGAAACCATTCCGCAACAATACATCGATAAAATTAAAGAAAGTGCCAACTTTTTAGAAGGAATGGCAACGTTGCGTCAGTTGAGTTTTGGATTGTTGGATATGGCTTGGCATTCTGAAAATCCTTCAGAAATTAATGATTTAAAATCGTTTGAAAACAAACAGTTTGAATCGACAAAATTGTATCCCGATGTTGCCGAAAATGTTATGAGCACCGCTTTTTCGCACATTTTTGCAGGTGGATACGCCGCAGGATATTACTCGTACAAATGGGCTGAAGTATTAGATGCCGATGCGTTTGATTATTTTGAACAAAACGGAATTTTTAATAAAGAAATTGCTACCAAGTTTAAAGATTATGTTTTATCGCAAGGCGGAACCGATCATCCAATGACGCTTTATAAAAAATTCCGCGGACAAGAACCATCGCCCAATGCACTACTAAAACGTGCCGGATTAATATAA
- a CDS encoding glycoside hydrolase family 10 protein, whose amino-acid sequence MKKLINKYLTALAIASLSLISCAAQQQQQPTKVTVVKSSETEPVTKTPQPVEQPIITNDLKINLPEVKREFRAAWVATVANINWPSSKNLSTQEQKNEAIKLLDLLQNANFNAVIFQVRPAADALYKSNYEPWSYYLTGETGKVPSPYYDPLEFWIEEAHNRGMELHVWLNPYRAHHLSGGSVSSESMVKKSPSNIVKLKNGMYWFDPASIKTQDHVSNVVKDIVSRYDIDAIHFDDYFYPYASYNGGADFPDNASWNTYKNNGGNLLKADWRRDNVNKFIERINKEIKQEKPYVKFGISPFGIWKSGYPSGVVGSSQYDELYADAKLWLNKGWVDYFSPQLYWPINSQRQNFQDLLEWWQDENTMNRHLWPGLNTVEVKAPNRATEIVNQIKVTEKVLSKNSIGAIHYSIAGLTNNPEMVQALKNGPYKDKALIPRSPWITANKLTKPDLQISDIPSQLSIKWSNSSEKDVFQWVLYTKYENEWQIEILPKNERSKRLNRTQNGKKCNTIALKAVDRLGNESDYTVKKI is encoded by the coding sequence ATGAAAAAATTGATTAATAAATACCTGACAGCTTTAGCAATTGCTTCCCTGTCTCTAATTTCGTGTGCTGCTCAGCAACAGCAACAGCCTACAAAAGTTACTGTTGTAAAAAGTTCTGAAACGGAACCAGTTACAAAAACTCCGCAGCCTGTTGAACAGCCAATCATTACTAACGATTTAAAGATTAATCTACCCGAAGTAAAACGCGAATTTCGTGCTGCCTGGGTGGCTACCGTGGCTAATATCAACTGGCCAAGCAGTAAAAATCTTTCTACGCAGGAACAGAAAAACGAAGCCATTAAACTGTTAGATTTATTACAAAACGCGAATTTTAATGCGGTAATTTTTCAGGTTCGTCCGGCTGCCGATGCCTTATACAAAAGCAATTACGAACCTTGGTCGTACTATTTAACCGGCGAAACAGGCAAAGTACCTTCACCTTATTACGATCCGTTAGAATTTTGGATCGAAGAAGCCCACAATCGCGGAATGGAGTTGCATGTTTGGTTAAATCCTTATCGGGCACACCACTTAAGCGGTGGTTCGGTAAGCAGTGAATCTATGGTTAAAAAATCGCCAAGCAATATCGTAAAACTCAAAAACGGTATGTATTGGTTTGATCCGGCAAGTATAAAAACACAAGACCACGTTTCAAATGTGGTAAAAGACATTGTATCGCGTTACGATATTGATGCCATTCATTTCGACGATTATTTTTATCCGTATGCTTCATACAACGGTGGAGCAGATTTTCCTGACAACGCTTCGTGGAACACGTATAAAAACAATGGTGGAAATCTTTTAAAAGCCGATTGGCGAAGAGATAATGTGAATAAATTTATTGAACGCATCAACAAAGAAATCAAACAAGAAAAACCGTATGTAAAATTTGGAATCAGTCCGTTTGGCATCTGGAAATCGGGCTATCCTTCGGGCGTTGTTGGATCTTCTCAATACGATGAACTGTATGCCGACGCCAAATTATGGCTGAACAAAGGCTGGGTTGATTATTTCTCCCCTCAATTGTATTGGCCGATTAACTCACAACGTCAAAATTTTCAGGATTTATTGGAATGGTGGCAAGATGAAAACACTATGAACCGCCATCTTTGGCCGGGCTTGAATACTGTAGAAGTAAAAGCTCCCAATCGTGCTACCGAAATCGTCAACCAAATTAAAGTTACTGAAAAGGTTTTAAGTAAAAACAGTATTGGTGCAATTCATTACAGTATAGCGGGTTTAACGAATAATCCCGAAATGGTGCAGGCATTAAAAAACGGTCCCTACAAAGACAAAGCATTAATTCCGCGCAGCCCTTGGATTACTGCTAACAAACTAACCAAACCCGATTTACAGATTTCCGATATCCCTTCGCAACTTTCTATAAAATGGAGCAATAGTTCTGAAAAAGATGTGTTTCAATGGGTTTTATATACAAAGTATGAAAATGAATGGCAAATTGAAATTTTACCTAAAAACGAACGTAGTAAACGGTTAAATCGTACACAAAACGGCAAAAAATGCAACACTATTGCCTTAAAAGCTGTTGACCGTTTAGGCAACGAAAGTGATTACACGGTTAAAAAAATATAA
- a CDS encoding helix-turn-helix transcriptional regulator, whose protein sequence is MKNSIKIERARHNLTQGDLAEKVGVSRQTINSIETKKYIPSTVLALKIAKVFNMTLDALFELEDDD, encoded by the coding sequence ATGAAAAATAGTATTAAAATAGAACGTGCCCGACACAATTTAACCCAAGGCGATTTGGCAGAGAAGGTTGGAGTTTCACGTCAGACAATTAATTCTATCGAAACAAAAAAATACATTCCCTCTACCGTTTTGGCATTGAAAATCGCAAAGGTTTTTAATATGACGTTAGATGCCCTTTTTGAATTGGAAGATGATGATTAA
- a CDS encoding VOC family protein: MAKIHAYLNFNGNCEQAFTFYEKVFNKQNIGTHRFGDMPADPNFQLKEEDKQKVAHTAIMINESTMLMGSDCIEGFGQKIINGTSTYIMLDTETAQEAKNLYAALSENALIIEMPLGEQFWAELYASFQDQFGICWMIHFEGNKKMQ; this comes from the coding sequence ATGGCTAAAATTCACGCATATTTAAATTTTAACGGAAATTGCGAACAAGCTTTTACCTTTTATGAAAAAGTATTTAACAAGCAAAACATTGGAACACATCGTTTTGGCGATATGCCCGCAGATCCAAACTTTCAACTAAAAGAAGAAGACAAACAAAAGGTTGCTCACACGGCAATTATGATTAACGAAAGTACGATGTTGATGGGATCGGACTGTATTGAAGGATTCGGACAGAAAATTATTAACGGCACGTCAACATACATTATGCTTGATACCGAAACAGCTCAGGAAGCAAAGAATTTGTATGCTGCATTATCTGAAAACGCCCTAATTATAGAAATGCCTTTAGGCGAGCAGTTTTGGGCAGAATTGTATGCATCATTTCAAGATCAGTTTGGTATTTGCTGGATGATTCACTTTGAAGGAAATAAAAAAATGCAATAA
- a CDS encoding type II toxin-antitoxin system RelE/ParE family toxin — protein MAKRRIVWTKSAHLERIEILNYWYNKTKSKTYSRKLNKLFYETIKLLCTHPEIGRISKDNSIRITIVRDYLIFYEFNKTELIILSVWDTRRDEKDTKFDFT, from the coding sequence ATGGCTAAAAGAAGAATAGTTTGGACAAAATCGGCTCATTTGGAAAGAATAGAAATACTGAATTATTGGTACAATAAAACTAAGTCAAAAACATATTCAAGAAAGCTTAATAAATTATTTTACGAAACGATAAAACTTCTCTGTACACATCCTGAAATCGGAAGGATTTCAAAAGACAATTCCATAAGAATAACCATTGTACGAGATTATTTGATTTTTTACGAATTTAACAAGACTGAATTAATAATTTTATCTGTTTGGGATACAAGAAGAGATGAAAAAGATACTAAATTTGATTTTACTTAA
- a CDS encoding DinB family protein, producing the protein MKFLKYTLFTILGIIVLLLIVALFVPKTFHAEGTTIINKPNAEVFNYVKHIKNQENFGVWFKMDPNIKVTEEGTDGTEGFKYSWKSDEVGNGSQVITGIEENQRVTIDLFLMDSAEPAKSYFTTEAVDNNQTKVSWVVNGKTPYPFNLISLCYDMNKDFEQGVQNLKEVLEAQESPSTFALDYYDKTFDTLKESIAGLTNEQLHFKPSKEAWSISQCLEHIILTENMIFKMIKENMEKPVNPERRKEIKFSDNEVIAMATDRSKKYKAPEILIAKGKYDTSETAMNDLKAQREEIYSFIKNTSIDDLRNRVNDSPAGATDAYQSLLFLAAHTARHTLQIEEIKTNTDFPK; encoded by the coding sequence ATGAAATTTTTAAAATACACCCTTTTTACCATTTTAGGTATTATCGTTTTGTTATTAATTGTTGCTTTGTTTGTTCCAAAAACATTCCATGCAGAAGGAACCACTATAATCAACAAACCCAATGCAGAAGTTTTTAATTATGTAAAACACATAAAAAATCAAGAAAATTTTGGTGTTTGGTTTAAAATGGATCCAAACATTAAAGTAACCGAAGAAGGAACAGACGGAACCGAAGGTTTTAAATACAGCTGGAAAAGCGATGAAGTAGGCAACGGTTCGCAGGTTATTACCGGAATTGAGGAAAACCAACGTGTAACGATTGATTTGTTTTTAATGGACAGTGCCGAACCTGCAAAATCGTATTTTACAACCGAAGCTGTTGATAATAATCAAACCAAAGTAAGCTGGGTGGTTAACGGTAAAACACCTTACCCATTTAATTTAATCAGCCTTTGTTACGATATGAACAAAGATTTTGAACAAGGTGTTCAAAATCTAAAAGAAGTTTTAGAAGCTCAGGAAAGTCCATCTACATTTGCCTTAGATTATTACGACAAAACTTTTGATACTCTTAAAGAAAGCATTGCAGGCTTAACCAATGAACAACTACATTTTAAACCATCTAAAGAAGCGTGGAGTATTAGTCAATGTCTAGAGCATATCATCCTTACAGAAAATATGATTTTCAAAATGATAAAAGAAAATATGGAAAAACCTGTAAACCCAGAACGCAGAAAAGAGATTAAATTTTCTGACAACGAAGTCATAGCAATGGCTACCGATAGGAGTAAAAAATACAAAGCACCCGAAATATTAATTGCTAAAGGTAAATACGACACTTCTGAAACCGCAATGAACGACTTAAAAGCACAAAGAGAAGAAATTTATTCTTTTATTAAAAATACTTCGATAGACGATTTACGAAACCGGGTAAACGATTCACCGGCGGGTGCAACAGATGCCTACCAATCATTACTTTTTCTTGCAGCACATACAGCAAGACACACCTTGCAGATTGAGGAAATAAAAACAAATACCGATTTTCCTAAATAA
- a CDS encoding DUF3861 domain-containing protein, translating into MEKKANRYLLTLQQLASIREENKTDDILELEFTNHDELFVIISAIKNKQLFNTENESIEFALGLKLFSEVLLKNRKHPLFEELGSQFGEFMKKLKAKP; encoded by the coding sequence ATGGAAAAAAAAGCAAATAGATACTTATTAACATTACAACAGTTGGCATCGATTAGAGAGGAAAACAAAACAGATGACATTTTAGAATTAGAATTTACAAATCACGACGAGCTTTTTGTGATTATTAGTGCTATAAAAAACAAACAACTATTTAACACCGAAAACGAAAGCATTGAATTTGCTTTAGGTTTAAAATTGTTTAGTGAGGTACTGCTTAAAAACAGAAAACATCCGTTGTTTGAAGAATTAGGTTCACAATTTGGTGAGTTTATGAAGAAATTAAAAGCTAAACCTTAA
- a CDS encoding 5-(carboxyamino)imidazole ribonucleotide synthase — protein sequence MNYFSSDFKLGILGGGQLGKMMLTETRKFDIQTYVVDPSAEAPCQFGATKFFQGSLNDYQTVIDLGNQVDVLTIEIENVNLEALETLENEGKKVYPSPKTLRLISNKGNQKDFYTLNNIPTAPYKRFATLEALKAEVKNGLVEIPFVWKATEGGYDGNGVKVVRQIIDLENLPETECIAETMIPFKNELAVIVARSASGEIKTYPVVEMEFHPEANQVEYVICPARISETVANNAREIALKVSESFNHVGLLAVEMFQTEDDEILVNEVAPRPHNSGHYSIEASYTSQFEQHIRAILDLPLGNTDSKVAGIMVNLVGEEGYSGQVVYENIEKIMAIDGVTPHIYGKRETRPFRKMGHVTIVNENMTEARKVAQQVKETIRVISK from the coding sequence TTCAAACATATGTAGTGGATCCAAGTGCCGAAGCGCCTTGCCAATTCGGAGCTACAAAGTTTTTTCAGGGTTCACTAAACGATTATCAAACGGTTATAGATCTGGGAAATCAAGTCGATGTTTTAACTATTGAAATTGAAAACGTGAATTTGGAAGCTTTGGAAACTTTGGAAAATGAAGGTAAAAAAGTGTATCCATCGCCAAAAACCTTACGATTAATATCAAACAAAGGAAATCAGAAAGATTTTTATACGCTGAACAATATTCCAACCGCACCTTACAAACGTTTTGCTACATTAGAAGCCTTAAAAGCAGAAGTAAAAAATGGTTTAGTGGAAATCCCTTTTGTTTGGAAAGCAACCGAAGGCGGTTACGACGGAAACGGCGTAAAAGTGGTTCGCCAGATAATTGATTTAGAAAATTTACCAGAAACCGAATGTATTGCTGAAACCATGATTCCGTTTAAAAACGAATTAGCGGTAATTGTAGCTCGTTCGGCATCGGGTGAAATTAAAACCTATCCTGTGGTAGAAATGGAATTTCATCCGGAAGCCAATCAGGTAGAATATGTAATTTGTCCTGCACGTATCAGCGAAACCGTTGCTAATAATGCACGCGAAATTGCTTTAAAAGTTTCCGAAAGTTTTAACCATGTTGGTTTGTTGGCTGTTGAAATGTTTCAAACCGAAGATGATGAAATTTTAGTGAACGAAGTAGCTCCGCGTCCGCACAATTCTGGTCATTATTCTATCGAAGCGAGTTATACTTCACAATTTGAACAACACATTCGCGCTATCTTAGATTTACCTTTAGGAAATACCGACAGTAAAGTTGCCGGAATTATGGTGAATTTAGTTGGCGAAGAAGGTTATTCTGGTCAGGTTGTTTATGAAAACATCGAAAAAATCATGGCGATTGATGGTGTTACTCCGCACATTTACGGAAAACGCGAAACTCGTCCGTTCCGCAAAATGGGACACGTTACCATTGTAAACGAAAATATGACCGAAGCACGTAAAGTTGCTCAACAGGTTAAAGAAACCATTAGAGTGATTTCAAAGTAG
- the purE gene encoding 5-(carboxyamino)imidazole ribonucleotide mutase, which yields MKVAVVMGSISDMPVMQQAIDILKEFGVETHVDIVSAHRTPEKLVDFSNNAHKNGINVIIAGAGGAAHLPGMVASMSPLPVIGVPVKSSNSIDGWDSVLSILQMPGGVPVATVALNGAKNAGLLAVQILASQNAELLQKMIDYKLGLKEAVLKAAEGLK from the coding sequence ATGAAAGTAGCAGTAGTAATGGGCAGCATTTCGGATATGCCGGTAATGCAACAAGCCATAGATATATTAAAAGAATTTGGAGTAGAAACGCATGTTGATATTGTATCGGCACACAGAACTCCGGAAAAATTAGTCGATTTTTCTAACAACGCACACAAAAACGGCATTAATGTAATTATTGCAGGTGCCGGCGGAGCTGCACATTTACCAGGAATGGTTGCAAGTATGAGTCCGTTGCCGGTGATTGGTGTTCCGGTAAAATCGAGCAATTCTATTGACGGTTGGGATTCTGTTTTATCAATTCTGCAAATGCCTGGCGGTGTTCCTGTAGCAACGGTTGCGTTAAACGGAGCTAAAAATGCCGGTTTATTGGCAGTACAAATTTTAGCAAGTCAAAATGCTGAGTTGTTACAAAAAATGATCGATTACAAATTAGGTTTAAAAGAAGCAGTTTTAAAAGCGGCTGAAGGTTTAAAATAA